Proteins from a genomic interval of Flammeovirgaceae bacterium SG7u.111:
- a CDS encoding glycoside hydrolase family 127 protein yields MKIIQRIIIFGLSTFLLANCQTKKEEVFIKTEGPEVVNFKVLPFELPDVKLLDGPFKHATELNKQYLLNYEPDRLMARFRDEADLEPKAEQYGGWEGETLAGHTLGHYLSACALMYQTSGEKVFLDRVNHIVAELDTCQQADKDGYMGAFPDGKKVFTEEIAKGEIRSQGFDLNGLWAPIYTMHKVMAGLRDAYHLCGNEKALVIESKFTNWLGTIVKDLNEEQIQNMLNCEHGGVNETLADLYADTGEKKYLDLANVFYHKSILDPLAEEKDILPGKHGNTQIPKLIGLARTYELTGNAKDKNAADFFWETVVKHHSYVTGGHGNHEYFGPADTLRNRLSDGTTETCNVYNMLKLSRHLFEWEASAEVADYYERALFNQILSSQHPRDGRVIYNMSLEMGGYKVYQDPEWFTCCIGTGMENHSKYAANIYYHNHEELYVSQFIASELNWAKKGVKVTQETTYPEGKDITLNFEVEKPVYFTLKIRQPYWLVTEDLKVMVNGEEFTATKTAGSFYAIKKTWKTGDKVEISMPFRLRLETMPDDSDRVAVMYGPLVLAGDLGEIEDPKAHDLDFVPVIMTEDRNPENWLKPVEGKPNTFVSTQVGNPRDVTFKPFYKTSGRRYSVYFDLFTQEKWAKYQADYQAELERKKKLEEMTFDFFQPGEMQPERDHNFQGDSTEVIEFDGRKARHANRSGWFSFDMTTMKGQPMALVIEYWGGFTGSKTFDILVDGQKIVTENISGKKDGSYIDVQYDIPDDLTVSKDKITIRFQPHEGHRAGPIFAARMIKR; encoded by the coding sequence ATGAAAATCATACAACGAATCATCATTTTTGGGCTTTCCACTTTTTTATTGGCCAACTGCCAAACGAAAAAAGAAGAGGTTTTTATAAAAACAGAAGGACCAGAAGTAGTCAATTTTAAAGTACTTCCTTTTGAACTTCCAGATGTAAAACTGCTGGACGGTCCTTTTAAACACGCTACGGAACTCAACAAGCAATACCTCCTAAACTATGAGCCTGACCGCTTGATGGCAAGGTTCAGGGACGAGGCTGACTTAGAACCAAAAGCGGAGCAATACGGCGGCTGGGAAGGAGAAACACTTGCTGGCCACACACTTGGACATTATTTGAGCGCTTGCGCCTTGATGTACCAAACTTCTGGCGAAAAGGTCTTTTTGGACAGGGTAAACCACATAGTAGCAGAGCTAGATACCTGCCAACAAGCTGATAAGGATGGATACATGGGTGCATTTCCCGATGGGAAAAAAGTTTTTACCGAAGAAATAGCCAAAGGGGAAATTCGCTCCCAAGGCTTCGACCTCAACGGACTTTGGGCACCAATTTATACCATGCACAAGGTGATGGCTGGCTTGAGAGATGCGTACCACTTGTGTGGAAACGAAAAAGCCCTCGTGATTGAAAGCAAATTTACCAACTGGCTGGGCACTATCGTAAAAGACCTCAATGAGGAGCAAATCCAAAATATGCTGAATTGCGAGCATGGGGGCGTAAATGAAACCTTGGCAGACCTTTATGCCGATACAGGCGAGAAAAAATACCTCGACCTTGCCAATGTGTTCTACCACAAAAGTATTCTTGATCCTTTGGCTGAAGAAAAGGACATTTTACCCGGAAAACATGGAAACACGCAGATTCCAAAACTGATTGGCTTGGCACGAACTTATGAGCTTACGGGCAATGCCAAGGATAAAAATGCAGCTGATTTCTTCTGGGAGACAGTGGTAAAACACCACTCTTACGTAACAGGCGGGCATGGAAACCACGAGTATTTTGGCCCTGCCGATACCTTGAGAAACCGCCTGAGCGATGGAACTACCGAAACCTGCAATGTGTATAATATGCTCAAACTTTCCCGCCATTTGTTTGAGTGGGAAGCTTCTGCCGAAGTGGCCGACTACTATGAAAGAGCATTGTTCAACCAAATTCTTTCCTCCCAACACCCTCGTGACGGAAGGGTTATTTACAACATGTCCTTGGAAATGGGCGGGTACAAAGTGTACCAAGACCCTGAATGGTTCACTTGCTGCATAGGCACAGGTATGGAAAACCATAGCAAATACGCGGCAAACATTTATTACCACAACCATGAAGAACTTTACGTTTCCCAATTCATCGCTTCGGAACTAAACTGGGCGAAAAAAGGGGTGAAAGTGACCCAAGAGACTACTTACCCAGAAGGAAAAGACATCACCTTGAACTTTGAGGTGGAAAAACCGGTGTATTTCACCTTAAAAATAAGACAGCCTTATTGGTTGGTGACCGAGGATTTGAAAGTAATGGTAAATGGAGAGGAATTTACGGCGACTAAAACTGCTGGAAGTTTTTATGCCATCAAAAAAACTTGGAAAACAGGCGACAAAGTGGAAATTTCCATGCCTTTCAGGCTAAGGTTGGAAACCATGCCCGACGATTCGGACAGGGTGGCGGTGATGTACGGTCCGCTGGTTTTGGCTGGCGACTTGGGGGAAATAGAAGACCCGAAAGCACATGACCTCGATTTTGTTCCCGTCATCATGACCGAGGACAGAAACCCCGAAAATTGGCTAAAACCCGTTGAAGGCAAGCCCAATACTTTTGTGAGCACGCAAGTTGGAAACCCAAGGGACGTGACTTTCAAACCATTTTATAAAACCTCTGGACGCAGGTATTCTGTTTATTTCGACCTTTTCACACAAGAAAAATGGGCGAAATACCAAGCCGATTACCAAGCTGAGCTGGAAAGAAAGAAAAAGCTAGAGGAAATGACCTTCGACTTCTTCCAACCGGGCGAAATGCAGCCAGAACGCGACCATAATTTCCAAGGCGACAGCACAGAAGTGATCGAGTTTGACGGAAGGAAAGCCCGCCATGCCAACAGGAGCGGTTGGTTCTCATTCGACATGACGACCATGAAAGGACAGCCAATGGCTTTGGTGATAGAATATTGGGGCGGATTCACAGGCTCCAAAACGTTTGACATCCTTGTAGATGGGCAAAAAATAGTGACGGAAAATATTTCAGGCAAAAAAGACGGCTCTTACATAGATGTACAATATGACATTCCAGACGACCTGACCGTGAGCAAAGATAAGATAACTATCCGCTTCCAACCTCACGAAGGGCATAGAGCAGGACCGATCTTCGCCGCAAGAATGATCAAAAGATAA
- a CDS encoding glycoside hydrolase family 97 protein — MKNTVYLLLFFLSLYVNMSFAQRLSSPDGNLKMEFSLQDDGSPVYSLTYKDKKVIKPSTLGLALKDEEDLLTNFTIESSEESSFDETWKPVWGEESEIRNHYNELEINLSQKGTNRKLVLRFRLFDSGLGFRYEFPQQKALGHFVIEDEKTQFALTGDHTALWIPGDYDTQEYDYTESKLSEIRGLMSKSVTENLSQTSFSPTAVQTSLMLKTSEGLYINLHEAALIDYPVMHLDLDDKNMVFEAWLTPDVNGDRAFMIAPSQTPWRTIIVSDDARNILASRITYNLNEPSKIEDTSWIKPTKYVGVWWEMITGKSTWAYTDELNAVLLGETDFSKVKPNGRHGANTAHVKEYIDFAAEHGFDGVLVEGWNVGWEDWFGHSKDYVFDFVTPYPDFDVVGIQKYAQSKGVEMIMHHETSSSVRNYERHLDTAYTFMKEHGYNAVKSGYVGDILPRGENHYSQWMVNHYQYALEKAADYEVMVNAHEAVRPTGIGRTYPNLIGNESARGTEYQAFGGSKANHVTVLPFTRLIGGPMDYTPGIFEMNISKLNPENTSHVNSTIANQLALYVTMYSPLQMAADLPENYNRFLDAFQFIKDVAIEWDESKYLEAEPGYYLTIARKEKGSNNWFVGNVNGFEARVSNISFDFLEEGKTYIATVYSDATGAHFKTNPQAYEIRKGIVTKKSKLNQISAPGGGYAISIVEATKANTKGLKKLK; from the coding sequence ATGAAAAACACTGTATATCTCCTCCTATTTTTCCTATCCCTATATGTCAATATGAGTTTTGCCCAGCGGTTGTCCTCTCCTGATGGAAACCTGAAAATGGAATTCTCTTTACAAGATGATGGCTCGCCAGTCTATAGTTTGACTTACAAGGACAAAAAGGTGATTAAGCCAAGTACACTTGGTCTGGCATTGAAAGACGAAGAGGATCTTTTAACCAATTTCACGATTGAAAGCTCAGAAGAGTCTTCTTTTGATGAAACCTGGAAGCCAGTTTGGGGTGAAGAAAGTGAAATAAGAAACCATTATAACGAGCTAGAGATCAACCTCAGCCAAAAGGGGACAAACCGAAAACTAGTTTTGCGGTTCAGATTATTTGACAGCGGGCTTGGGTTCAGGTACGAATTTCCCCAACAAAAAGCGCTGGGGCATTTCGTAATAGAAGATGAAAAAACGCAGTTTGCCCTCACAGGTGACCATACCGCCTTGTGGATTCCTGGCGATTACGATACGCAAGAGTACGATTATACCGAATCGAAACTGTCGGAAATTAGAGGGCTGATGAGCAAGTCGGTAACTGAAAACTTATCCCAAACCTCCTTTTCCCCAACTGCTGTTCAAACTTCGCTGATGCTGAAAACTTCCGAAGGTTTATACATCAACCTGCATGAAGCGGCACTGATCGATTATCCAGTAATGCATTTGGACTTGGACGACAAAAACATGGTGTTTGAAGCTTGGCTTACACCCGATGTAAATGGCGACAGGGCGTTTATGATTGCCCCTTCCCAAACTCCTTGGCGCACCATCATCGTGAGCGACGATGCCCGCAATATTTTAGCATCCCGAATTACCTACAATTTGAATGAGCCTTCCAAAATTGAAGACACCTCGTGGATAAAGCCGACAAAGTATGTTGGTGTTTGGTGGGAGATGATCACAGGGAAAAGTACTTGGGCATATACCGATGAACTCAATGCTGTTTTGTTGGGTGAAACCGATTTTAGTAAAGTAAAACCAAATGGACGACATGGAGCAAATACGGCACATGTGAAAGAATACATCGATTTTGCGGCAGAACATGGTTTTGATGGCGTATTGGTAGAAGGTTGGAACGTGGGCTGGGAAGACTGGTTTGGGCATTCCAAAGATTATGTTTTCGACTTCGTAACTCCCTACCCCGATTTTGATGTGGTGGGAATTCAGAAATACGCACAAAGCAAAGGAGTGGAAATGATTATGCACCACGAAACTTCTTCTTCAGTTCGCAACTACGAGCGCCATTTGGATACAGCCTATACATTTATGAAAGAGCATGGGTACAATGCCGTAAAAAGTGGATATGTGGGAGATATTCTTCCAAGAGGGGAAAATCATTACAGCCAATGGATGGTCAACCATTACCAATATGCCCTTGAAAAAGCAGCTGATTATGAGGTGATGGTCAATGCTCACGAAGCTGTCCGTCCAACGGGTATTGGCAGAACGTATCCGAACCTGATCGGAAACGAATCGGCAAGAGGAACCGAGTACCAAGCTTTTGGCGGATCGAAGGCAAACCATGTAACCGTACTCCCCTTCACCCGATTGATAGGTGGTCCGATGGACTACACACCAGGCATTTTCGAAATGAATATCAGCAAATTAAACCCCGAAAATACTTCCCATGTAAATAGCACCATCGCTAACCAATTGGCTTTGTACGTGACTATGTACAGTCCCTTGCAAATGGCTGCCGACCTTCCTGAAAACTACAACCGCTTTTTGGATGCATTCCAGTTTATAAAAGATGTGGCTATTGAGTGGGACGAAAGCAAGTATTTGGAAGCCGAACCTGGTTATTACCTCACCATTGCCCGTAAAGAAAAAGGCAGCAACAATTGGTTTGTAGGGAATGTGAACGGCTTCGAAGCAAGAGTTTCAAATATTTCTTTTGATTTCCTTGAAGAAGGCAAAACGTATATTGCCACGGTATATTCGGATGCCACAGGTGCTCATTTCAAAACCAATCCTCAGGCTTATGAGATAAGAAAAGGGATTGTAACCAAAAAGAGCAAACTCAATCAAATTTCTGCTCCAGGCGGTGGATACGCCATCAGCATAGTAGAAGCCACAAAAGCCAATACCAAAGGCTTGAAAAAATTGAAATAA
- a CDS encoding carboxypeptidase-like regulatory domain-containing protein: MMRQKLIFTVLSLLFAAQVFSQTETVVKGVVEDDAGEPVIGANVVLEGTTVGTITDIDGKFSLKLTEGGKQTLTISFIGFKSVSIPLDLKGGTFETGTLSLESEAIGLAEVQVLASVAVDRKTPVAVAQINSVMIAEQASNQEFPELLKSTPGVYTTKQGGGYGDSRITVRGFNDQNVAVMINGIPVNDMENGSIYWSNWAGLTDVTESMQVQRGLGAAKVAVPSIGGTINILTKTTGAKKGGNIFYGTGNDGYEKLGLTLSTGLMENGWAVSVSGSKVEGNGYVEGTGFEGYNYFFNVTKQINKSHILSLTGFGAPQKHGQRVRAQTIEDYRNAPQGIKWNETWGYKNGQETYYEDNFYHKPQFSLNHYWTINSKSELSTALYMSFGTGGGGGTYGDWSPAYEARSKYEPLDLDVLVDVNKDPQYLGNSQAFMRASRNDHKWFGALSTYTNQITSNFNLLAGIDLRHYVGSHFYEVTDLLGGEYVLDNSDINNPNRLLNVGDKFNYNNDGVVNWTGVFLQGEYSQGKLDAFATVSLSNTGYKRIDYFNYLDSDPLQETDFANFFGYQVKGGANYNLTQNHNIFVNVGFFEKAPDFDGVYLNNDQFVNDAVENQKILSYELGYGYRSEVFNANVNLYRTSWLDRTLTESFSPTENDPDTPEDERDLIYNASLLGVDALHQGLEIDFVYKPVEKLTINGMVSLGDWKWSNDVDGQYILDENQDTVGVFDKLYIGGLKVGDVAQHTYALGASYEPFKGLKLNVKGNYFDKLFAEYDPINRTTAPEGGVTQQPLELPSYMTIDAFARFDFPLGNINATLLGNVNNLLDTEYIAEGTDSSIDRTQVYYGFGRTYTISLKLKF, from the coding sequence ATGATGAGACAAAAACTAATATTCACAGTATTGAGTTTGCTGTTTGCGGCACAAGTTTTCTCGCAAACTGAGACAGTAGTTAAAGGCGTAGTAGAAGATGACGCTGGAGAACCTGTAATTGGAGCAAACGTGGTGTTGGAAGGCACTACGGTCGGTACCATCACAGATATTGATGGTAAGTTTAGTTTGAAGTTAACTGAAGGTGGCAAGCAAACATTGACCATTTCATTTATAGGTTTCAAGTCGGTATCTATTCCTTTGGACCTAAAAGGTGGTACGTTCGAGACAGGTACTCTTTCTTTGGAATCTGAGGCTATCGGACTTGCAGAAGTACAAGTTTTAGCTTCGGTTGCAGTTGATAGGAAAACCCCGGTTGCCGTTGCGCAAATCAACTCTGTGATGATTGCAGAGCAAGCTAGTAACCAAGAATTTCCTGAACTACTAAAATCTACGCCAGGTGTATATACAACTAAACAAGGTGGTGGATATGGTGATTCAAGAATAACAGTAAGAGGGTTTAATGACCAAAACGTAGCTGTAATGATCAACGGTATTCCTGTGAATGACATGGAAAACGGAAGTATTTACTGGTCTAACTGGGCAGGCTTAACTGATGTGACCGAATCTATGCAAGTGCAAAGAGGATTGGGAGCTGCAAAAGTAGCCGTTCCATCTATTGGCGGTACTATTAACATCCTTACCAAAACTACAGGAGCAAAAAAAGGTGGTAATATTTTTTACGGCACAGGTAACGACGGTTATGAAAAATTAGGTCTTACTTTATCTACAGGATTGATGGAGAACGGATGGGCTGTCTCTGTTTCCGGTTCTAAAGTAGAAGGTAACGGATATGTAGAAGGTACAGGTTTTGAAGGTTACAACTACTTTTTCAATGTAACTAAGCAAATCAATAAGTCACACATCTTGTCTTTAACAGGCTTTGGTGCTCCACAAAAACACGGTCAAAGAGTGAGAGCACAAACCATAGAAGATTATAGAAACGCCCCTCAAGGAATAAAATGGAATGAGACTTGGGGTTATAAAAATGGTCAAGAAACTTATTACGAAGACAACTTCTACCATAAACCTCAATTCTCTTTGAACCACTACTGGACTATCAACAGCAAGTCTGAATTATCAACTGCTCTTTATATGTCATTTGGCACTGGTGGTGGGGGTGGTACCTACGGTGATTGGTCGCCTGCATATGAAGCAAGATCTAAATATGAGCCCTTGGATCTTGATGTATTGGTAGACGTCAACAAAGACCCACAATACCTAGGAAATTCACAAGCATTTATGAGGGCTTCAAGAAATGACCACAAGTGGTTTGGTGCATTATCAACTTATACCAACCAGATCACAAGTAATTTCAACCTATTAGCGGGAATTGACTTGAGGCATTATGTAGGTTCTCACTTCTATGAAGTTACAGATCTACTTGGAGGCGAGTATGTGTTGGACAACTCAGATATCAACAATCCAAATAGATTGTTGAATGTTGGTGATAAATTCAACTACAACAATGATGGCGTTGTAAACTGGACAGGAGTTTTCCTTCAAGGAGAATATAGTCAAGGTAAATTGGATGCATTTGCAACAGTCTCTCTTTCAAATACTGGATACAAAAGGATTGACTATTTCAACTATTTAGATTCTGATCCATTGCAAGAAACTGACTTTGCAAACTTCTTCGGGTACCAAGTGAAAGGTGGAGCTAACTACAATTTAACTCAAAACCATAACATTTTTGTAAATGTTGGCTTTTTTGAAAAAGCACCTGACTTTGACGGCGTGTACTTGAACAATGACCAATTTGTGAATGACGCAGTAGAAAACCAAAAAATCTTGTCGTACGAACTTGGATATGGTTATAGAAGCGAGGTATTTAACGCTAACGTCAACCTTTACCGTACTTCTTGGTTAGACCGTACATTAACCGAATCATTCTCGCCAACTGAAAACGATCCTGATACTCCTGAAGACGAAAGAGACTTGATCTATAATGCAAGTTTACTTGGAGTAGATGCCTTACACCAAGGTTTGGAAATTGACTTTGTCTACAAGCCTGTTGAAAAACTTACAATTAATGGTATGGTTTCTCTTGGAGACTGGAAATGGTCAAATGATGTAGATGGACAGTATATTTTAGATGAGAACCAAGATACAGTTGGTGTGTTTGATAAACTATACATCGGCGGCTTGAAAGTAGGTGACGTTGCACAACACACCTATGCACTAGGTGCATCTTACGAGCCATTTAAAGGGCTTAAGCTTAATGTGAAAGGTAATTACTTTGACAAACTATTTGCAGAATATGATCCTATCAACCGAACTACAGCTCCTGAGGGTGGAGTGACTCAGCAACCTCTTGAGCTCCCAAGCTATATGACAATAGATGCTTTTGCTAGATTCGATTTCCCATTGGGCAATATAAATGCCACTTTACTGGGGAATGTAAATAACCTTCTCGATACAGAATACATAGCAGAGGGAACGGATAGTTCAATTGATAGAACTCAAGTGTATTACGGTTTCGGAAGGACATATACCATTTCCTTGAAATTGAAATTTTAA
- a CDS encoding endonuclease — translation MIQLRILTTLFFLASFYGSFAQIPANYYDGTEGLTGDALKLKLHSIIRDHKVFTYSEVKDAIRNLDEDPNNSDNIILFYKGTSIHKQSFATNNEPDFWNREHTWPKSHGFAEESDTAYTDFHNLTPSDATVNSSKSNKDFNDVPNTSEYAEGEAEDTYTDEDFWDPRDDKKGDVARILFYMATRYEGSARDLELVNRISHSGDPEIGVLFTMLQWHKQDPVSDEEKARNEGIYGYQGNRNPFVDHPEWVAEIWGGTTSPLSILNTASFNQDFGTVAAGSSLEQVYKLNAYQLEDDITVSVDAPFALSTDNSNWANTINLVHSENDSSEVFDIYIRFAPTEVNGESYTAEVLHSSINMGTVSLSVTGTEGTQTLMTIEEARQKGDGEAVYVSGVVIDAGNNSSDNRVIYDGTAGIVVRSFDNGNESANLSLGDSILVKGLLDDYNNLLEIAQSPITIEILKQNATLPEPQEVTISDIGETLESELVIIKNVSFVNTGGTFAGGGSAGNFTVTDGTNNLILRIGSSEHPLVGSEIPEGKYDITGFVGQFYNDYQLSPRTVEDLVEVEDDVTGLFDDYDPLFTVYPNPTTGSVYFADLLPNENYTFTIYNLTGKAFGKLQKLTSNKIDLSHLQKGIYFVKLVGKNTNTSIKIIKE, via the coding sequence ATGATACAATTAAGAATACTAACAACATTATTTTTTTTAGCATCATTTTACGGCTCATTTGCCCAAATCCCAGCTAACTACTACGATGGCACTGAAGGGCTAACGGGGGATGCTCTAAAACTCAAACTTCACAGCATCATTCGTGACCATAAGGTTTTCACTTATTCGGAGGTGAAAGATGCTATAAGAAACCTTGATGAAGACCCCAACAATTCTGACAATATCATTTTATTCTATAAAGGAACTTCTATCCATAAACAGAGCTTTGCAACTAACAACGAGCCTGATTTTTGGAACAGGGAGCATACCTGGCCCAAATCCCACGGTTTTGCCGAAGAGTCAGACACTGCCTACACAGATTTCCACAACCTTACCCCATCCGACGCAACCGTAAACAGTTCAAAAAGCAACAAGGATTTTAACGATGTTCCCAATACTTCGGAATATGCAGAAGGCGAAGCAGAAGACACCTATACCGATGAAGACTTTTGGGACCCAAGAGATGACAAAAAAGGCGACGTAGCTCGTATTCTTTTTTATATGGCTACAAGGTACGAAGGCAGTGCAAGAGACCTTGAGCTGGTAAATCGTATCAGCCATAGTGGTGATCCTGAAATAGGCGTATTGTTTACCATGCTCCAATGGCATAAACAAGATCCGGTGAGCGATGAAGAAAAAGCTAGAAACGAAGGCATATATGGATACCAAGGAAACAGAAATCCTTTTGTAGACCACCCTGAGTGGGTTGCAGAAATATGGGGAGGGACTACATCTCCATTGAGTATTTTAAACACAGCGTCTTTCAACCAAGATTTTGGAACGGTAGCAGCAGGGTCTTCTTTAGAGCAGGTCTACAAATTGAATGCGTACCAACTAGAAGACGATATCACTGTCAGCGTAGATGCTCCTTTTGCCCTTTCTACAGACAACAGCAATTGGGCAAATACCATCAACTTAGTTCACTCGGAAAATGATAGCTCTGAAGTTTTTGATATCTACATAAGGTTTGCCCCTACAGAGGTCAATGGTGAAAGTTATACTGCTGAAGTTTTGCATAGCTCCATTAATATGGGAACAGTCAGCTTATCTGTAACGGGAACAGAAGGAACGCAAACGTTGATGACCATCGAAGAAGCTCGGCAAAAGGGCGATGGAGAAGCGGTGTATGTATCAGGTGTAGTGATAGATGCGGGAAATAACAGCTCGGATAATAGAGTGATTTATGATGGAACAGCAGGTATTGTAGTTAGAAGTTTCGATAATGGAAATGAATCAGCCAACCTTTCATTAGGTGACAGTATTTTGGTAAAAGGACTTTTAGATGATTACAATAACCTTTTAGAAATAGCCCAGTCGCCTATTACTATTGAAATATTGAAACAAAATGCTACACTTCCAGAACCTCAAGAAGTAACCATAAGTGATATTGGTGAAACATTAGAGTCTGAATTGGTCATTATCAAAAATGTAAGTTTTGTGAATACAGGTGGTACATTTGCTGGTGGAGGTTCAGCAGGCAACTTCACCGTGACAGATGGGACAAATAATCTTATCCTCAGAATAGGCTCATCAGAGCACCCACTTGTAGGCTCTGAAATTCCCGAAGGAAAATACGACATCACCGGTTTTGTAGGGCAGTTCTACAATGACTACCAACTTTCCCCAAGAACAGTTGAAGACTTGGTAGAAGTCGAGGACGATGTAACAGGGCTATTCGATGATTATGATCCTCTTTTCACGGTTTACCCCAACCCTACAACGGGTTCTGTTTACTTCGCTGACTTATTGCCAAACGAAAACTATACTTTCACCATCTATAACCTTACGGGCAAGGCATTTGGAAAACTTCAAAAGTTAACCAGCAACAAAATAGATTTGAGCCATTTGCAGAAAGGAATTTATTTTGTGAAGCTGGTAGGAAAAAATACGAACACAAGTATTAAAATTATAAAAGAATAA
- a CDS encoding glycosyltransferase family 2 protein has product MRAPQISIVVPLFNESESFPFLIERLGKLMDKCEDSVEVVLVNDGSHDNTGSLIRQVALLDERYQGVLLARHYGHQIALSAGIEKAAGSQAIMVIDADLQDPPEMLFPFYEEIKKGADVVYGVGQIRKDEGWFKRNSSFLFYRVLRTISQINIPYDSADFCMISRRVADILKKIPEKEKFMRGLRAWVGLNQVGLPYVREQRVAGKTKYSLKKMVKLAMNGLLGFSDFPVKFLSFLGATSLVGSFAYLLIISLTNISFNTNTFLLLFLSGIQLLAMSLLGAYLLRIFNQVNGRPTYIIEEHIFTEEKQYSTNDKS; this is encoded by the coding sequence ATGCGAGCACCGCAAATCTCTATAGTAGTCCCCCTTTTTAATGAATCTGAAAGTTTCCCTTTCCTCATAGAACGGTTAGGGAAGCTGATGGACAAATGTGAGGACAGCGTGGAAGTGGTGCTGGTAAACGATGGAAGCCACGATAATACGGGAAGCCTCATCAGGCAAGTTGCTCTTTTGGACGAACGCTACCAAGGGGTGCTCTTGGCAAGGCATTATGGGCATCAAATAGCGTTGAGTGCGGGCATAGAAAAAGCGGCCGGCAGCCAAGCAATTATGGTAATAGATGCCGATTTGCAAGACCCTCCCGAAATGCTTTTTCCTTTTTATGAGGAAATAAAAAAAGGAGCGGACGTAGTGTATGGAGTAGGGCAAATCCGAAAAGACGAAGGGTGGTTCAAACGAAATAGCTCTTTCCTTTTTTACAGGGTTCTTCGCACCATCTCTCAAATAAATATCCCTTACGACAGTGCCGATTTTTGCATGATAAGCCGAAGGGTAGCCGATATTTTGAAGAAAATACCTGAAAAGGAAAAATTTATGCGAGGGCTTAGGGCTTGGGTTGGGCTTAATCAAGTTGGGCTACCTTATGTAAGGGAACAGCGGGTAGCAGGCAAAACCAAATACAGCCTAAAAAAAATGGTAAAGCTAGCCATGAATGGCCTGCTCGGTTTTAGCGATTTCCCTGTAAAATTCCTCTCTTTTTTGGGAGCGACTTCTTTAGTAGGTAGTTTTGCCTACTTATTAATAATTTCACTTACCAACATATCTTTCAACACCAACACCTTTCTCCTTCTATTTCTTTCTGGAATCCAATTATTGGCAATGAGCCTGCTGGGTGCGTACTTGTTACGAATTTTCAATCAAGTAAACGGAAGACCAACCTACATAATCGAAGAACATATATTTACAGAGGAAAAACAGTATTCAACAAATGACAAAAGCTGA
- a CDS encoding nucleoside deaminase, protein MTKAEHSKFLKEAINLAQEGMNIGGGPFGAVVVKDGKIIGRGNNKVTSTHDPTAHAEVMAIRNACQTLGDFQLTDAVIYTSCEPCPMCLGAIYWSRLEKIYYACTRQDAADYGFDDEFIYKEINIDPSKRSIPAIPLPKSEAITIFENWKQNENKTPY, encoded by the coding sequence ATGACAAAAGCTGAACATAGCAAATTTTTGAAGGAAGCTATCAACTTAGCGCAGGAAGGAATGAACATAGGCGGAGGTCCTTTTGGCGCAGTGGTGGTAAAAGATGGGAAAATCATAGGGAGAGGGAACAATAAGGTAACGTCCACTCACGACCCTACTGCCCATGCCGAAGTAATGGCGATACGTAATGCCTGCCAAACCTTGGGCGACTTCCAACTTACCGATGCGGTAATTTATACTAGTTGCGAACCTTGCCCCATGTGCTTGGGCGCTATTTATTGGTCGAGGTTGGAAAAAATCTATTACGCTTGCACTCGACAAGATGCCGCAGATTATGGCTTTGACGATGAGTTTATTTATAAAGAGATCAACATCGATCCTAGCAAACGAAGCATTCCTGCCATTCCACTCCCCAAGAGCGAGGCAATTACTATTTTCGAAAACTGGAAACAAAACGAAAACAAAACGCCCTATTAA